Below is a window of Acidimicrobiales bacterium DNA.
TACGGGAACTTGTCGGGGGCGATGTAGTTGCGCCGCCGTATCTCCACGGCGTCGACCCCGACCTCGGCGGCCAGGGCGTCCATGGCGCGCTCCACGGCGTAGGTGGCCTCGGGGCGTCCGGCGCCGCGGTAGGCGTCGGTGGGCGTCCGGTTGGTGAAGATGCCCGTGCACTCGAAGTGGTACGCGGGCACGTCGTAGACACCGTGGTAGAGGAAGGCGCCCAGGATCGGGATGCCGGGCGTGACCAGCTGCAGGTAGGCGCCCATGTCGGACAGCAACTTCGCCCGCACCGCCTGCACCTTGCCCTGGGCGTCGGCCGCCAGCTCCATGTGCTGCACCAGGCCGCGCCCGTGGATGGTGGCGACGCCCGCCTCGCTGCGGGTCTCCGTCCAGCGGACGGGGAGGCCGAGTCGTCGCGCCAGGGCGACCGCCAGGAACTCCTCGGCGTAGACCTCCAGCTTCGAGCCGAACCCGCCGCCGACCGCGGGCGCGATGACCCGCACCTTCGACTCGGGCACCCCGCACGTGAGGGTGATCATCACCTTGAGGATGTGGGGGATCTGGGTGGACGAGTAGACGGTCATCTCGCCGCCGTAGGGGCCCGGCACCGCCACCACGCCCCGGGGCTCCATCGCCGCCGGGATCAGGCGCTGGTGGACGTAGCGCTCGCTCACGACGTGGACGGCATCCGCGAAGGCCTGCTCGACGGCGTCCGGGTCGGGCGAGAGGGTCCAGGTGAAGCTGCGGTTGGTGCCGAGGGCCTCGTGGAGGACCGTGCCGTCGGTGGCCGCGGTCTCGAGGTCGAGCACCACGTCGAGTGGCTCGTAGTCGACCACCACGGCTTCGACGGCGTCGATGGCGGCGCTGCGGCTGTCGGCGACGACCACGGCGACGGCGTCGCCGGCGAAGCAGGCCTTGTCGACCGCGACCGGCCAGTGGTCGGGCGACTTCATGTCGTCGGTGACCGGCCAGGCGCACGGCATGGGGTTGGCCCAGGCGTCGCGCAGGTCGGCGCCGGTGAAGACGTGGCGCACCCCGGGCAGCGCCTGCGCACCGCCGACGTCGATGCCGGTGATGCGGGCGTGGGCGAAGGGGCTGCGGACCAGCGCCATCCACAGCGCGCCCGGGACCTGCAGGTCGTCGACGAAGCGGGCCTCGCCGGTGAGCAGGCGGGCGTCCTCCTTGCGGAGGAGACGGTCGCCGATGCCGCCGACGGTGGGCGCCGGCGCCTCGGCGTCGGCTTCCGCCGGTGTCTCGGTGGCGGTCATGCCGGTGCCCCCGTCTGCGCGGCGGCCAGCACGGCCTTGACGATGTTCTGGTAGCCGGTGCAGCGGCACAGGTTGCCCTCGAGGCCCTCGCGCACCTCGGCCTCGCTGGGGTGCGGGTTCTCCCGCAGGAGCGAGACGGCGGCCAGGACGACGCCGGGTGTGCAGAAGCCGCACTGGAGCCCGTGCTGCTCGTGGAAGGCCTGCTGCATCGGGTGCAGCGTGCCGTTCCCACCGGTCGGGGCGAGGCCCTCGATGGTGCTCACGTCGTGGCCGTCGGCCTGGACGGCGAGCACCGTGCACGACTTCACGGAGTCGCCGTCGAGCAGCACCGTGCAGGCGCCGCACGACGAGGTGTCGCAGCCGACGTTCGTGCCGGTCAGGCCCAGCTGCTCCCGCAACAGATGGACCAACAGCACCCGGGGTTCGACGTCTCTGCTGTACGTCGTCCCGTTCACCGAAAGGCTGATGTTCACGTCCGACCCCCTCAGTCGCGCATCACTCACATCCTCCTCCTCCGAGGCTGCTACGGCCAGGGTTCATCTACGGTTGGCGCATGGACCTCGGCATGGTCGCGAGCCGGTTCGGCGGGCTGCTGCGTCGGGCGGGCGTGCCGGTGACCGCCGACCAGGTGGGGCGGTTCGTCCGGGCGATGGCGCTGACGGCCCCGGCGGCGATCGACGAGCTGTACTGGCTGGGCCGGGTCACCCTGGTGACCGAGCGGGACCACATCGAGGTGTACGACCGGGTGTTCGGGCAGGTGTTCCGGGGCCTGGTCGACTGGGCCGACGGGCGCGGCGACGACACGGCGCCGCGGATCGACCCGCCCGTCGGTCGTGACCTCGGCTCGACCGGCCCGGGCGACCAGGACCGGGACGACGGCCGGAACGAGCGTGAGGTCGAGATCGAGGTGGCGCGGGCCAGCCGGGAGGAGCGCCTGGCGACCACCGACTTCGCCGACCTCACCGACGACGAGCTGCGGGAGCTCCAGTCGCTCATGCGCCGGATCCGCCTGGCCGTGCCGCTCCGGCGGGCTCGCCGGCACCACCGCCACCCGCGGGGCGACCGGCTCGACCTGCGGGCCACCCTGCGTCGCAGCCGCCGCACCGGCGGCGACCCGGTGGAGCGGGTGACCCGCCGCGCCCGGCAGCGGCCCCGGCGCCTGGTCGTGCTGTGCGACATCTCGGGGTCGATGGCGCCCTACTCCCGGGCCTGCATCCAGCTGCTCCACGCCGCCACCACGGTCGGGCCCCGCACCGAGGTGTTCACCTTCGCCACCCGCCTGACCCGGCTCACGCGGGCCCTGGCCGTCACCGACCCCGATGCGGCGCTGGCGGCCGCGGCGGCGACGTCGCCCGACTGGCGGGGCGGCACCCGCATCGGCGCCTCCCTGAAGGAGTTCCTCGACCGCTACGGCCGCCGCGGGGTGGCCCGGGGCGCGGTCGTGGTGGTCGTGTCCGACGGCTGGGACCGCGACGACCCGTCGCTGGTCGCCGAGCAGATGGCCCGCCTACGCCGCCTCGCCCACCGCATCGTGTGGATCAACCCCCGCACCGCCGCACCCGACTACCAGGCCCTGGCGGGCGGGATGGCCGCCGCGCTCCCCCACTGCGACCAGCTCGCGAGCGGCCACACCCTCGCCACCCTGGGCACCGCCATGGAGTCGCTCGCCGGCTGAGCCGCCCGTGCTCCCGTGCTACGGTGCGGTCGGCCATTAATGAATGGCATTAGACGATCCGGGGGGAGCGACATGGGATCGCGATCGGTCGTAACACGGGGGCGGCGTGCCGTGACGGTGGCGCTGGGGGTCCTGCTGGCGGGGGTGAGCGCGGCGTGCGTGCCGGGCTACGACACCTTCCCCGGCAGCGAGTGGAGCCGGACCGACCCGGCCGCCGCGGGCTTCGACCCGGCCGTGCTCGACACCATCGCCGCCGAGGCCCAGGCCAACGCCTCGAACTGCTTCGCGGTGGTCCGGCACGGCCAGCTGGTCGCCGAGTGGTATTGGAACGGCACCACCGCCACCAGCAGCCAGGAGGTCTTCTCGACCACGAAGTCGGTCACCAGCACCCTGGTCGGGATCGCCCAGGCCGACGGTCTGCTCGACATCCACGACTCCGCCTCGCAGTACATCCCCCAGTGGGTGGGCACGCCGGCCGCGGCCGTCACCGTCGAGGACCTGCTGAGCAACGACTCCGGCCGCCACTGGGACCTGGTCACCGACTACGTGAGCCTCACCCAGGCGCCGGACCGCACGAGCTTCGCGATCGGGCTCGCCCAGGACGTGGCGCCCGGCCAGACCTGGGCCTACAACAACGCCGCGATCCAGACCCTCGAGGCCGTGCTCCAGGCCGCCACCGGTCAGGACGTGGCGACGTTCGCCCAGGAGCGGCTGTTCGGCCCCCTCGGGATGACCCACACGTCGATGACCCGCGACGGCGCCGGCAACACCAACACGTACTTCGGCGTGCGCTCGACCTGCCAGGACATGGCCCGGTTCGGCTACCTGTTCCTGCGCACCGGCCGCTGGTCCGGCAGCCAGGTGGTGCCCGCCGAGTGGGTCGCCGCCGCCACCGGCCAGGCGTCGCAGGACATCAACGCCGCCTACGGCTACCTCTGGTGGCTCAACCGGGTCGGACCGATCACCGACCCCCTGCACCCCATGACCCTGGAGCAGGCGGCGACCGCGCCCCACCGCCAGATGGTGCCGTCGGCCGCGGCCGACATGTACTGGGCCCGGGGCCTCGGCGGGCAGGTCGTACAGGTGGACGCGGGCTCCGACACCGTGGTCGTCCGCCTCGGCACCGGCGACACCGGCTCGACCTACGGCCAGGGCAACACGGCCCGGGTGGTCACCGAGGCCCTCGTCGAACCCTGACAACCCCAACCCCAACCCCACCCGAAACCTCGACACAGGTGGCGCTCTGGCCACCACCGCTGTCGAAGTTTCGGGTGGGTGGGGGTTACTTCCCGGCCACCCAGGCGAGGCCGCGGGTGCGGGCGACGTCGTGGTCCTCGCGGTACTTGAGCACGGTGCCGAGCGAGGCGTCGACCAGCTCGGGCCCGAGGCCGTCCGCTCCCAGCAGCACCAGGGCCGACGCCCAGTCGATGGTCTCGGCGACGCCCGGGGACTTCTGCAGGTCGAGCGTGCGCAGGCGGGCGGTGGCCGCCGCGGCCTGGGCGGCGACGGTGGTGGTCGCCCCCGGCACCCGGCGCCGCACGATGCGGGCCACCGTGTCGACCGACGGGTAGTCGATCCAGTGGTAGAGGCACCGGCGTTTGAGGGCGTCGCTCAGGTCGCGGGTGCGGTTCGACGTGAGCACGACCACCGGCGGGTGGACGGCGTGGCGGGTACCCAGCTCGGGGATCGTCACCGCCCCCTCGGCCAGCAGCTGGAGCAGGAAGGCCTCGAACTCGTCGTCGGCCCGGTCGACCTCGTCGATCAGCAGCACCACCGGGCGGGGTCCGGGGTGCTCGATCGCCTGCAGCAGGGGGCGGGCGATCAGGTGGTCGGGGCCGAAGAGGTCGTCCTCGACGATCGCCGACCCGGCCGCCTCGGCCAGCCGGATGCTGAGCAGCTGCCGCGGGTAGTTCCACTCGTAGAGCGCCTCGGCGGCGTCGATGCCCTCGTAGCACTGCAGCCGCAGCAGCGGTGTGTCGAGCACCGCCGCCAGCGCCTTCGCCGCCTCGGTCTTGCCCACGCCGGCCTCGCCCTCCAGCAGGATCGGCTGGGGCAGCCCCACGGCCAGGAACAGGGCGGTGGCGAGGCCCCGGTCGACCAGGTAGTCGACGGTGTCGAGGTGTCGCTCCAGCGCGGCGGCGTCGGCGAGGTCGGCGATCACGACGGGGTGAAGGCCTGCTCGCAGCCGGGGCCACAGAACCAGTGGCGGACGCCGTCGCGGTCGACGTGGCGGGTCGACTCCACGGCGGCGACGGTCATGCCGCACACCGGGTCGACGGCCTCGGCCAGGTGCACGGCCGGGTCGGGCCGGGGCCGGAGCGACACGACCTCGGCCAGGATCGACAGCGCCACCTCGCGGGGCGTGTGCGAGCCGATGTCCAGGCCGGCGGGCGTGTGGACCCGGGCCCGCTCGTCCGGCGCCAGGTCGAGGCCGTCGAGCACGGCAGCGCCCCGCCGCTGCGACGCCACCAGCGCCACGTAGCCGGCCCCCGCCCGCAGCGCCGCCTCGATCACCGCCCCCTCGTCCTCGCCGTGCGATGCGACGACGACGGCGTCCGCACCCGCGGGCACGTCGTCGTCGCCACCGGCCGGCTGGGCGTCGCAGCCGAGCCAGGCGGCCAGCTCCCGCACGGCGCGGGCGATCGGGGCGTCGCCATGGACCACCACCAGCGCCGGCGGCAGGGTCGGCTCCAGGAAGATCTCCAGCGTCCCGCCCGAGAGGCACGGGTTGTGCACGGTCACGGCCCCGGCCGAGGCCTCCGGGGGGAGCTCGTCGGGCGTGATCCGCAGCAGCACCGGGTCGCCCGACGCCAGCGCCGCCAGGGCCTGGGCCTGCACGCTGGCCCGGGCGCACTCCCCGCCCACGAACCCGACGACCGTGCCGTCGTCGCGCACGAGGGCGCTGTCGCCCGGTCGGGCCGACGTGGGCTTCTCGGCCCGCACGACCGTGGCCGTCACGAAGCCCCGCCGGTCGGCCCGCAGCCGCTCGGCCTCTTGAAATTGCGCTGATCTGCCCGCCATGTGCGGGTTTTCGGACGCAATTTGACGGGGCATCAGTCGATCGCCAGGTCGGTGCGGAGCGGGCGGCCCTGCATGGCCCGCCACACCTGGGCCGAGGTGAGGGGCATGTCGGCGTGGCGGACACCGATGGCGTCGAGCACGGCGTTGACGATCGCCGCCGGCGACCCCACCGTGGCCGACTCCCCCACGCCCTTCACGCCCAGCGGGTGGTGCGGCGACGGCGTCACCGTCTCGCCCAGCTCCCAGCTGGGGCACTCCATCGACGTGGGCAGCAGGTAGTCCATGAACGACCCGCCCAGGCAGTTGCCGTCCTCGTCGAAGGCGATCACCTGCATCAACGCCATCCCGATGCCGTCGGCCAGACCGCCGTGCACCTGCCCCTCCACGATCATGGGGTTGATGCGCGGGCCGCAGTCGTCGACGGCGATGAAGCGGCGCACCTTCACCTGCCCGGTGTCGGGGTCGACGTCGACCACGGCGATGTAGGCGCCGAACGGGTAGGTCAGGTTGGGCGGGTTGTAGACCGCCGAGCCGTCGAGGTGGCCCTCGACCCCCTCCGGCAGCTCCAACGGGCCGTGCGACGCCAGCGCGATCTCGGCGATCGTCTTGGCCGTCGACGGGTCGCCCCGCACGAACCACTTGCCCTTCTCCCACTCGAGGTCGTCGGGCGCCACCTCCAGCATCGCCGAGGCGATCAGCTTGGCCTTGTCGCGCACCCGGCGGGTGGCGACGGCGACCGCCGCGCCCGACACCGGTGTCGACCGGGAGCCGTAGGTGCCCAGGCCGAAGGGCGTGGCGTCGGTGTCGCCGTGCACCACGTCGATGTCGGCCACCGGGATGCCCAGCTCCTCGGCGACGATCTGGGCGAACGTCGTCTCGTGGCCCTGGCCCTGGGACTGCACCGAGATGCGCACCACGGCCTTGCCGGTCGGGTGCACCCGCACGTCGGCGCCGTCGGCCATGCCGAGGCCGAGGATGTCCATGTGCTTGCGGGGCCCGGCACCCACGCCCTCGGTGAAGAACGAGATGCCGATCCCCATCAGCTCACCCCGCTCCCGCTTCTCGGCCTGCTCGACCCGCAGCTGCTCGTAGCCGGCCATGTCCATCGCCAGGCGGAGCGCCCGCGGGTAGTCGCCGGAGTCGTACTCCCAGCCGGTCTTGGCCATGTAGGGGAACTGCTCGGGGCGGAGGAGGTTCTTCATCCGCAGCTCGGCCGGGTCGAGGCCCAGCTCGTCGGCCAGGCAGTCGACCATCCGCTCCACCAGGTAGGCAGCCTCGGTGATGCGGAACGAGCAGGCGTAGGCGACGCCGCCCGGCGCCTTGTTGGTGTAGACGCCCGACACCTCGCAGTGGGCGGCCTCCAGGTCGTACGAGCCGGTGAAGATGTGGAAGAAGCCGGCGGGGAACTTGCTCGGCTGGGCGGTGTTGTTGAAAGCCCCGTGGTCGGCGAGGGTCTTCACCCGCAGCCCGAGGATCTTGCCGTCGCGGGTGGCGGCGATCTCGCCGTGCATGTGGTAATCGCGGGCGAAGCTGGTGGACATCAGGTTCTCGGAGCGGTCCTCCATCCACTTCACCGGCTTGCCGGTGACGATCGAGCCCACCACGGTGCAGACGTAGCCGGGGTAGAGGCCCACCTTGTTGCCGAAGCCGCCGCCGATGTCGGGGCTCACCACCCGGATCTGGTGCTCGGGCAGGCCCGCCACCAGGGCGTAGACCGTCCGGTGGGCGTGCGGCGCCTGGGTGGTGCAGTAGAGCGTGAGCTTGCCGGTGACCTTGTTCATGTCGGCGATCTGGCCGCAGGTCTCCATGGGCGCCGGGTGGACGCGGGGGTAGAGCACGTCCTGCTCGACGACGACGTCGGCGTTGGCGAACACCGCGTCGGTGGCGGCGCGGTCGCCGGCCTCCCAGTCGAAGATGTGGTTGTCGGTCTTGCCGTCGATGTCGTCGCGGATCACGGGCGAGTCGGGGTCGAGCGCCTTGCGGGCGTCGATCACGGGCGGCAGCGGCTCGTAGTCGACCTCGATGAGCTCCAGGGCGTCGCGGGCCGAGTAGCGGTCCTCGGCGACGACGAACGCCACCTCCTGACCCTGGTAGCGCACCTTGTCGGTGGCGAGGATGGCGATGACGTCGTGCGACAGCGACGGCGCCCAGGCGAGGCCGAGGGTCTCCAGGGTGGCGCCGGTGATGACCGCCTTCACCTTGGGGTGCGCCTCGGCGGCGGCGGTGTCGATGCTGCGGATGCGGGCGTGGGCGTAGGTGCTGCGCAGGATGGCGCCGTGGAGCATGCCGGGCAGCACGATGTCGTCGACGTAGTTGCCCTGGCCGCGGACGAAGCGGGCGTCCTCCTTGCGGAGCATGCGGCCGAAGCCGACGGGATCCACCGGTGCCTGGGGCTCTTCGACTGCGGTCATCAGGCCGTGACCTCCTCGGGCGTCGTGGCGGGTGCCGCGGCCTCGTGCTCGGCGGCCCAGCGGGTGGCGCGCACGATGTTCTCGTAGCCCGTGCAGCGGCAGATCTGGCCGGAGATGGCCACCCGGATCTCCTCGTCGGACGGGTCGGGGTTGCGGTCGAGCAGCGCCCGGCAGGTCATCATCATCCCGGGGGTGCAGAACCCGCACTGCAGGCCGTGCTCCTGGATGAAGCCCTGCTGGACGGGGTCGAGCTCGCCGTCGCGCTCCAGGTCCTCCACGGTGCGGACCTCCCGCCCGTGGGCCATGGGCGTGAGCACCGTGCAGCTCTTCACCGGCTCGTCGTCCATCCACACCACGCAGGTGCCGCAGTTCGACGTGTCGCAGCCCCAGTGGGTGCCGGTGAGCCCGAGGTGGTCGCGGACGAAGTGCACGAGCAGCAGCCGCGGCTCGACGTCGCGGGTCACGGCCTCGCCGTTGACGGTCACGGTCACCTGCATGTCAGTCCCCTTGTCCGTGGGCTCGGGCGGTTGCCCTGGTCAGCGCCCGGCCGGTGAGCACCTGGGCGAGGTGCCGCTTGTAGTCCTCGGGGCCGCGCTGGTCGGACACCGGGTTGCAGCCCTCCCCCGCCGCCTCGGCAGCCGCGGCGAAGCGCTCCTCGGTCGCCGGCCCGCCCCGCAGGAGGTCCTCGGCGGCGGTCGCCCGGAAGTGCGACGCCCCCACCGCGGCGAGGCCGATGCCGACGTCGACGACCGTGGTGCCGTCGCTGCCCAGCTGGACGCACGCGCCGGCCGCGGCGACGGCCCAGTCGCCCACCCGGCGCTCGACCTTCTCGTAGGCGCTGCCGGTCGCCGGGCGGATCGGCACCCGGATCTCGGTGAGGATCTCGCCGTCGTCGACCGCCGTCGTGTACGGCCCCTGGTGGAAGTCGGCGCTGGACACCACCCGCTCTCCCGACGACGAGCGGATCACCATGGTCGCCCCGACGGCCGCGAACGCCGCCGACAGGTCCTCGGACGGGTCGGCCTGGCAGATCGACCCGCCGACCGTGCCCCGGTTGCGGACGACCGGGTCGGCGATCACCTTCTCGGCATCGCGGAAGATCGGGAAGTGCTCGAAGGCGACCGGCGACTCCAGCAGGTCGCGGTGACGGGCCATCGCCCCGATGCGCAGCTCGTCGCCCTCCTGACGCACGTAGGCGAGATCCGTGAGGTCGTTGATGTCGACCAGGACCTCCGGCCGGGCCAGCCGCAGCTTCATCATCGGGATCAGGCTGTGGCCGCCGGCGATCAGCCGGGCGTCCGGGCCGTGGCGCTCGAGGAGCGCGATCGCCTCGTCCACGGTGGTCGCCCGTTCGTACTCGAACGGAGCAGGAACCTGCATCGTGTCCCCCTTGTTCGTACCCATCGTGAACGTCGCACCGCCCGCACGTTCCGTCAACGAACCCATAAGGGTTCGGTTAACTTCGCTGGTTGGTGACGCTCACCCAGCTCGAGACCTTCGTGCTCGTCGCTCGGTTGGGCTCGGTCAAGGCGGCCGCGCGCAGCCTGGGCGTATCGGAGCCGGCGGTGTCGAGCGCGCTCGCGGCGCTGCGCCAGCAGCTGGGCGACAACCTGGTGGAGCGGACGACCCGGGGCATGGAGCTGACACCCGGCGGCCGGCGGCTGGTGCCGATCGCCTCCCAGATGGTGGGGTTGGCGGTGGAGGCGGAGGCGGCGATCCGCCAGGCGCAGGGTGCGCCCGAGACGCTGCGGGTGGTGGGCACGAGCGAGGTGGCCGAGTCGGTGGCGCCCGCGCTGGTGGCGGCGTTCGCGGCGAAGTCGAAGGCCGTGGAGGTGTCGCTCGGGGTGTGCGTGACCGAGGACATGGCGGCGCTGCTCCAGGAGCGCCTGGCCGACGTGGCGATCGGCCCGCCGCTGGCGAGCGACGGCTTCCCCCGCCTGGAGTGCAGCCCGCTGTTCCGGTTCCGGCTGATCTTCGTGGCGGCGCCCGAGCACCGGTTGGCGGTCGGGCCGTCGACCGGGGCGACGATCGACCCCGGGGCCCTGGCCAGGGAGACGTGGCTGGTCGGACCGGACGCGAGCGACGAGCGGTCGCCCGTCGGCGCGCTCCTGGGCCGGCTGCGGGTGCCCGACGAGCACATCCGCATGTTCCCGAGCCACGCCGCCGCCCTGACCGCCGCCGAGCAGGGCCACGGCGTGGCGCCGGCCGTCGCCCACGTGGTGCTCGACGACCCGGAGCGGAAGGGCCTGGTGCCGCTGCCGGTGCGGGGGACGCCGGTGGAGCTGCTGTGGCACGTGACGATGCTGGCGTCGGACCGGCGCAGCACCGCGGCCGCCGCCTTCCACCGCTTCGTCGGCACCCCGGCCGCCACCCGCGCCATGCACACGCCGCTGCGGGGCGTGCCGCCGAGCCGGTTCCGGCCGCCGGTCTACGTCACGCTGTGGAGCTGAGGCCGAGCTCCTGTCGAACAGCCGTCACCTCTTCATGGCGAACGGGGGGACGCCGGCGAGGCGACCGCCGTCGACCACCAGGGTGGTGCCGGTGACGAACGCCGAGGCGTCGGAGCACAGCCACACCACGGCGTCGGCCACCTCGTCGGGCTGGCCGACCCGGCGCACCGGCACCGCCGCCGCCGTGCGCTGCTGCGCCTCGGCGCCGGCCCGGGCCAGGTTGTCGGTGAGGATCGGCCCCGGCGCCACGGCGTTGACCCGGATGCCCTGCTCGGCGTAGTCGAGGGCCGCCACCCTGGTCAGCCCCTCGAGGCCGTGCTTGGCGGTGGCGTAGGCGGCGAGTCCCCCGACAGCCTGGAGGCCGGCGGTGGACGACATGTTGACGATGGCACCGCCGCCCGAGGCGAGCATGGCCGGGATCTCGTACTTGAGGCCGAGGAACACGCCTCGCAGGCTGACGGCGTAGGCGCTGTCGAAGGCCTCGACCGACACGTCCGCCAACGGGGTGGGCGGGTGGCCACCCCCGGCGGCGTTGTTGCAGGCGAAGTCGAGCCGGCCGAAGGCGTCGACCGTCCGGTCCACGAGCCGGGCGACGGCGTCGGCGTCACCGACGTCGGTGGGGACGGCGAGCGCCGCGACCCCGCTCTCACGCAGCTCGGCGGCCAGGGCGTCGAGCGCCTCCTGGTCGCGGGCGGCCAGGACCACGTCGGCCCCGGCCCCGGCGAACGCCCGGGCCACCGACGCCCCGATGCCACGGCTGGCACCGGTGACCAGCGCCACCTTGCCCTCGAACGGACGGCTCACGACGGGTCCTGCTGCCGGGGCGGCGGGCCGGGGATCGGGGGCGCGCCGGGGGTGCCGGCGACGAAGCTGTACTGGACGTTGGCGACCTGCCAGCCGCCGTCGGGCCCCTGCACCACGACCACGGTGGCCCGGGTCGTCTCCGGCACCGGGAAGCCCCGGTAGG
It encodes the following:
- a CDS encoding LysR family transcriptional regulator; its protein translation is MTLTQLETFVLVARLGSVKAAARSLGVSEPAVSSALAALRQQLGDNLVERTTRGMELTPGGRRLVPIASQMVGLAVEAEAAIRQAQGAPETLRVVGTSEVAESVAPALVAAFAAKSKAVEVSLGVCVTEDMAALLQERLADVAIGPPLASDGFPRLECSPLFRFRLIFVAAPEHRLAVGPSTGATIDPGALARETWLVGPDASDERSPVGALLGRLRVPDEHIRMFPSHAAALTAAEQGHGVAPAVAHVVLDDPERKGLVPLPVRGTPVELLWHVTMLASDRRSTAAAAFHRFVGTPAATRAMHTPLRGVPPSRFRPPVYVTLWS
- a CDS encoding SDR family NAD(P)-dependent oxidoreductase, which codes for MSRPFEGKVALVTGASRGIGASVARAFAGAGADVVLAARDQEALDALAAELRESGVAALAVPTDVGDADAVARLVDRTVDAFGRLDFACNNAAGGGHPPTPLADVSVEAFDSAYAVSLRGVFLGLKYEIPAMLASGGGAIVNMSSTAGLQAVGGLAAYATAKHGLEGLTRVAALDYAEQGIRVNAVAPGPILTDNLARAGAEAQQRTAAAVPVRRVGQPDEVADAVVWLCSDASAFVTGTTLVVDGGRLAGVPPFAMKR